The following are encoded in a window of Syngnathoides biaculeatus isolate LvHL_M chromosome 3, ASM1980259v1, whole genome shotgun sequence genomic DNA:
- the LOC133498172 gene encoding arylamine N-acetyltransferase, pineal gland isozyme NAT-10-like, producing MNLEEYFQRIGFQAPRNKADFATLKLIHRCHIMSICFENLDMHCGGRMVTDIDVIFDKIVRRGRGGWCMENNLLLSWVLREMGYDVTVLAARVFNRSIGDFSSMENHLINRVVLDGKSYIEDVSFGVSWQLWEPLELVSGKDQVQVPGTFRLTDKHDLWVLEKTGRKPEILNPDFANSNLLTRETTRTLYCFNLTPRDARHFTEANHILQTDPTSLFINKSICSLQTPTGFRALIGWTYSEVTFQAERGVDVYDMKDVPCDEIESLLREKFNIRLPNKLQPVNNPHKYTL from the coding sequence ATGAACCTTGAAGAGTACTTCCAAAGAATTGGGTTCCAGGCACCGCGCAACAAAGCGGACTTTGCTACGCTGAAGCTGATTCATAGGTGCCACATCATGTCCATCTGCTTCGAAAACCTTGACATGCACTGCGGCGGAAGGATGGTCACGGACATCGATGTTATTTTCGACAAAATAGTCCGTCGGGGCCGTGGTGGCTGGTGCATGGAGAACAACCTGCTGCTGTCCTGGGTGCTTCGAGAAATGGGCTACGATGTCACCGTGTTGGCTGCCAGGGTGTTTAACCGCTCCATCGGTGACTTTTCCTCTATGGAAAATCACCTCATTAACAGGGTAGTTCTTGACGGGAAATCCTACATAGAAGATGTCAGCTTCGGTGTGTCGTGGCAACTGTGGGAGCCGCTGGAGCTCGTCTCCGGGAAGGACCAAGTCCAGGTGCCGGGCACATTCCGTCTCACGGATAAACATGATTTGTGGGTTCTGGAGAAGACGGGCAGGAAGCCGGAGATTCTCAATCCAGACTTCGCCAACTCCAATCTGCTGACCAGGGAGACGACCAGGACCTTGTACTGCTTCAACCTGACGCCCCGGGACGCCAGACATTTCACGGAGGCCAACCACATTCTCCAGACGGATCCCACATCGCTGTTCATCAACAAGTCCATCTGCTCCCTGCAAACGCCCACAGGCTTCAGGGCCTTGATTGGCTGGACCTACAGCGAGGTCACATTCCAGGCCGAACGGGGCGTGGACGTCTACGATATGAAGGACGTGCCCTGTGATGAGATAGAGAGCCTTCTGAGAGAAAAGTTCAACATCCGTTTACCAAACAAACTACAGCCTGTGAACAACCCCCACAAGTACACACTCTAA
- the LOC133498365 gene encoding arylamine N-acetyltransferase, pineal gland isozyme NAT-10-like — translation MNLEEYFQRIGFKGPRNRADLATLKLIHMCHIMSVCFENLEMHCGGRIIMDMDVIFDKIVRRGRGGWCMENNFLLSWVLREMGYNITVLSSRVFNRAIGDFSPIDSHLINWVVIDGKSYIIDISFGVSMQVWEPLELVSGKDQVQVPGTFRLTDRGDLWLLEKTDRKPEILNPDFTNSNLVNRELTKTLYSFTLTPRDVEHFLHATNVLQTDPRTLFMNKSICSLQTPTGFRALIGWTYSEVTFQAERGVDVYDMKVVPDDEIESLLRDKFNIHLPNKLQPVDNKYRFTL, via the coding sequence ATGAACCTCGAGGAGTACTTTCAGAGAATCGGTTTCAAGGGCCCGCGCAACAGAGCGGACCTCGCCACACTGAAACTGATTCACATGTGCCACATCATGTCAGTTTGCTTCGAAAACCTTGAGATGCACTGCGGCGGCAGGATTATCATGGACATGGATGTCATCTTCGACAAAATAGTTCGTCGGGGCCGTGGGGGTTGGTGCATGGAAAACAACTTCCTGCTGTCCTGGGTGCTTAGAGAAATGGGGTACAACATCACTGTTTTGAGCTCCAGGGTGTTCAATCGCGCCATCGGTGACTTTTCCCCCATTGATAGTCACCTCATTAACTGGGTGGTGATTGACGGAAAATCCTACATAATAGATATCAGCTTCGGTGTGTCAATGCAAGTGTGGGAGCCGCTGGAGCTCGTCTCCGGGAAGGACCAAGTCCAGGTGCCGGGCACATTCCGTCTCACGGATAGAGGGGATTTGTGGTTGCTGGAGAAGACGGACAGGAAGCCCGAGATCCTCAATCCAGACTTCACCAATTCCAATCTAGTGAACAGGGAGCTGACGAAGACCTTGTACAGTTTCACCCTGACACCCCGCGATGTCGAACATTTCTTGCATGCCACCAATGTTCTCCAGACGGATCCTCGGACGCTGTTCATGAATAAGTCCATCTGCTCCCTGCAAACGCCCACAGGCTTCAGGGCCTTGATTGGCTGGACCTACAGCGAGGTCACCTTCCAGGCCGAGCGGGGCGTGGACGTCTACGATATGAAGGTCGTGCCCGATGATGAGATAGAGAGCCTTCTGAGAGACAAGTTCAACATACATTTGCCGAACAAACTGCAGCCTGTGGACAACAAATACAGGTTTACACTCTAA
- the sdr42e1 gene encoding short-chain dehydrogenase/reductase family 42E member 1 translates to MESARAETCLITGGCGYFGYRLAAYLHKNGAKVFLFDVIPPKEDVPDGITFVQGDIRSYVQVASAVSGVDCVFHVASYGMSGREQLEPLLIEEVNVEGTQNVVEACIQCSVPRLVYTSTFNVVFGGQEIQNGDESLPYLPLHLHPDHYSRTKSIAEMAVLKANGTALRNGFGMLRTCSLRPAGIYGPGEQRHLPRVVGYIESGIFRFIYGKASSLVEFVHVDNLVSAHSLAAAALTAQRSHCAAGQAYFISDSRPINNFEFFRPLVEGLGYPFPTLRLPVSLVYFAAFLIETVHRLVAPFYNFQPLLTRTEVYKTGVTHYFSTAKAEAQLGYRPKEYDLDEVVQWFRSRGYGRKRQSSGVSRKLVNLLVVVAFMAAVLSFLPVVGS, encoded by the exons ATGGAATCTGCTCGTGCGGAAACGTGCTTGATAACAGGAGGATGTGGATACTTTGGCTATCG GCTGGCAGCGTACCTGCATAAAAACGGCGCCAAGGTCTTCCTGTTTGACGTTATCCCTCCGAAGGAAGATGTACCGGATGGAATTACGTTTGTCCAAGGGGACATCCGCAGCTACGTGCAGGTAGCGAGCGCGGTCTCCGGTGTGGACTGCGTGTTCCATGTGGCGTCCTACGGCATGTCTGGCCGGGAACAACTGGAGCCGCTTCTCATCGAGGAGGTTAATGTAGAAGGCACCCAAAACGTCGTAGAGGCCTGCATTCAGTGCAGTGTACCGCGGCTCGTCTACACCAGCACTTTCAACGTGGTGTTTGGAGGTCAGGAGATACAAAACGGAGATGAGAGCCTCCCGTACCTGCCGCTCCATCTCCACCCGGACCACTATTCCCGGACTAAGTCCATTGCGGAGATGGCTGTCCTCAAAGCTAATGGAACAGCACTGAGGAATGGTTTTGGGATGCTTAGGACGTGTTCCCTGCGCCCGGCTGGAATTTACGGGCCCGGGGAGCAGAGGCACCTTCCCAGAGTCGTGGGCTACATCGAAAGTGGGATCTTCAGGTTCATCTATGGGAAAGCCAGCAGTTTGGTGGAGTTTGTCCATGTGGACAATTTGGTCTCAGCGCACTCGCTCGCCGCCGCTGCTCTGACCGCCCAGAGGTCCCACTGCGCTGCCGGCCAGGCCTACTTCATCTCAGATAGCCGTCCCATCAACAACTTTGAGTTCTTCAGACCCCTTGTAGAAGGGTTGGGGTACCCTTTCCCAACGCTGCGCCTCCCCGTCTCCCTGGTTTACTTCGCTGCGTTCCTCATTGAAACCGTCCACCGCCTTGTGGCGCCGTTCTACAATTTTCAGCCACTGCTGACACGCACAGAGGTCTACAAGACCGGGGTGACACACTACTTCAGCACAGCCAAGGCCGAGGCCCAGCTGGGATACCGGCCCAAGGAGTACGACCTCGACGAAGTTGTTCAGTGGTTCCGCAGCAGGGGGTACGGGAGGAAGCGGCAGAGTTCTGGTGTCAGTCGAAAGCTGGTCAATCTCCTGGTTGTTGTTGCATTTATGGCCGCAGTTCTCTCATTTTTACCAGTTGTCGGCAGCTGA